Proteins co-encoded in one Ziziphus jujuba cultivar Dongzao chromosome 9, ASM3175591v1 genomic window:
- the LOC132799438 gene encoding receptor-like protein Cf-9 homolog gives MLEGSLPIPPPSIVNYEVKHNKLSRQVSPAFCTLSSIKYIDFGHNNLSGMLPDYLVNASDSLLVLNLVHNSFGGTILEICTDGNQMRMIDLSCNKFEGRLPRSLSSCLMLWTLNLRKNQLGDEFLSWLGTLPDLIKLPSEYFQKWNSMKSFDATNSSYMKTVSNFITRTSADSDFSWTQYYPMSIKITIKGEDVFVVIDFSSKMLEGEIPDSIANLQGIRVLNLSNNSISGSIPSTLGNITVLESIDLSQNRLHGEIPPQLKQLTFLAIFNVAHNNLTGPIP, from the exons ATGCTGGAAGGATCACTCCCGATTCCACCACCATCCATTGTGAACTATGAGGTTAAACACAACAAACTGAGCAGACAAGTTTCACCAGCATTCTGCACTTTAAGTTCcattaaatatattgattttgggCATAACAATTTGAGTGGCATGCTTCCAGACTACTTGGTAAATGCCAGCGACTCACTTTTAGTTCTAAATTTAGTACATAACTCTTTTGGTGGTACCATTCTTGAAATCTGCACAGATGGAAACCAGATGAGGATGATTGATCTAAGCTGTAACAAGTTCGAAGGGCGCTTACCACGATCATTGAGTAGCTGTTTGATGCTATGGACTTTGAATCTCAGGAAAAATCAATTAGGAGATGAGTTCCTTTCCTGGTTAGGGACACTTCCTGATCTAA TTAAGTTGCCATCTGAATACTTCCAAAAATGGAACTCCATGAAATCTTTTGATGCTACCAATTCATCTTATATGAAAACAGTTTCAAATTTCATTACCAGGACCTCGGCTGACAGCGATTTTTCTTGGACCCAATATTATCCAATGTCAATCAAAATAACAATCAAAGGTGAAGATGTTTTTGTAGTAATTGATTTCTCAAGCAAGATGCTCGAAGGAGAGATTCCAGATTCCATTGCGAACTTACAAGGGATCCGAGTTCTTAACCTCTCCAACAACAGTATAAGTGGTAGCATACCATCAACCTTGGGGAACATAACGGTGCTTGAGTCAATTGATCTTTCTCAAAACAGGCTCCATGGAGAGATCCCTCCTCAACTGAAGCAGCTCACTTTTCTTGCCATTTTCAATGTAGCTCATAACAATCTTACAGGACCTATACCATAG